In the Bicyclus anynana chromosome 6, ilBicAnyn1.1, whole genome shotgun sequence genome, one interval contains:
- the LOC112048704 gene encoding 7-methylguanosine phosphate-specific 5'-nucleotidase isoform X1 translates to MKMITSLNEIKELNKPNVHIRDKEELLRKINQIISDGHEKLQIVTDFDHTLTRHNMDNGKTVLTSFGMFRECPSVPQDYKDEELRLADIYKPIEVDSTMSIEDKTKHMVVWYLAAHELLKGVRFPRKELIEVSQKMTECFRTGVKDLISWSERQQVPVLVFSAGLGECVVAALTAANYMLPHVKVVSNFLALDENDTVIGIKGDVIHTYNKNEAAIKDTEYYTMVKERNNVLLMGDNIGDAGMAEGMEHCDVIVKIGFLGRNTEANLQSYMDKFDVVLVNEHTMDVANAILNMVL, encoded by the exons atgAAGATGATAACGAGTCTGAATGAAATTAAAGAACTTAATAAACCAAACGTTCACATTCGAGATAAGGAGGAACTGttgagaaaaataaatcaaattataagTGATGGCCATGAGAAATTACAAATAGTTACAGATTTTGATCACACATTGACAAGGCACAATATGGACAATGGAAAGACAGTACTTACTAGTTTtg GCATGTTCAGAGAATGCCCTTCAGTACCTCAGGACTATAAAGACGAGGAGCTGAGGCTTGCCGATATCTACAAGCCTATTGAGGTTGACTCCACCATGAGTATAGAGGACAAGACCAAACACATGGTAGTCTGGTACCTGGCTGCCCATGAGTTACTCAA AGGTGTCAGATTTCCGAGGAAAGAACTCATTGAAGTGAGTCAAAAAATGACAGAATGCTTTCG GACGGGCGTGAAGGATTTGATATCGTGGAGCGAGCGGCAGCAGGTGCCCGTGCTCGTGTTCTCGGCGGGGCTCGGCGAGTGCGTGGTGGCGGCGCTCACTGCGGCCAACTATATGCTGCCTCACGTTAAG GTAGTTTCAAACTTCCTCGCGTTGGACGAAAACGACACAGTGATAGGAATAAAAGGGGACGTGATTCACACGTACAATAAGAACGAAGCCGCCATAAAGGACACGGAGTATTACACCATGGTGAAGGAGCGGAACAACGTTCTCCTCATGGGGGACAACATCGGGGACGCGGGGATGGCGGAGGGGATGGAGCACTGTGACGTCATCGTCAAAATAGGCTTCTTAGGACGGAACACGGAGGCGAACCTGCAGAGCTATATGGACAAGTTTGATGTAGTACTGGTGAATGAGCACACTATGGATGTGGCTAATGCTATATTGAATATGGTGTTGTGA
- the LOC112048704 gene encoding 7-methylguanosine phosphate-specific 5'-nucleotidase isoform X2, with amino-acid sequence MFRECPSVPQDYKDEELRLADIYKPIEVDSTMSIEDKTKHMVVWYLAAHELLKGVRFPRKELIEVSQKMTECFRTGVKDLISWSERQQVPVLVFSAGLGECVVAALTAANYMLPHVKVVSNFLALDENDTVIGIKGDVIHTYNKNEAAIKDTEYYTMVKERNNVLLMGDNIGDAGMAEGMEHCDVIVKIGFLGRNTEANLQSYMDKFDVVLVNEHTMDVANAILNMVL; translated from the exons ATGTTCAGAGAATGCCCTTCAGTACCTCAGGACTATAAAGACGAGGAGCTGAGGCTTGCCGATATCTACAAGCCTATTGAGGTTGACTCCACCATGAGTATAGAGGACAAGACCAAACACATGGTAGTCTGGTACCTGGCTGCCCATGAGTTACTCAA AGGTGTCAGATTTCCGAGGAAAGAACTCATTGAAGTGAGTCAAAAAATGACAGAATGCTTTCG GACGGGCGTGAAGGATTTGATATCGTGGAGCGAGCGGCAGCAGGTGCCCGTGCTCGTGTTCTCGGCGGGGCTCGGCGAGTGCGTGGTGGCGGCGCTCACTGCGGCCAACTATATGCTGCCTCACGTTAAG GTAGTTTCAAACTTCCTCGCGTTGGACGAAAACGACACAGTGATAGGAATAAAAGGGGACGTGATTCACACGTACAATAAGAACGAAGCCGCCATAAAGGACACGGAGTATTACACCATGGTGAAGGAGCGGAACAACGTTCTCCTCATGGGGGACAACATCGGGGACGCGGGGATGGCGGAGGGGATGGAGCACTGTGACGTCATCGTCAAAATAGGCTTCTTAGGACGGAACACGGAGGCGAACCTGCAGAGCTATATGGACAAGTTTGATGTAGTACTGGTGAATGAGCACACTATGGATGTGGCTAATGCTATATTGAATATGGTGTTGTGA